Proteins from a genomic interval of Rosa chinensis cultivar Old Blush chromosome 2, RchiOBHm-V2, whole genome shotgun sequence:
- the LOC112186942 gene encoding uncharacterized protein LOC112186942 isoform X2 yields MRRKAAAYNNKPPPANNAFQTKPIPLPNTVGKSEWRRKVNSPVVEKAIEHFTRHLVSEFVTDLWYSRLTPDKQGPEELVCIINSVLGELSARVRNINLIDLLTRDLINLICSHLELFRITQAKIPKQQSELMTIEKRDMELRLVLDAENKLHPALFSAEAEHKVLQHLMDGLISLTFKREDLQCTLFHYIVRELLACAVMRPVLNLASPRFINERIEQLVIKMNESKGVTTGQKEFLSKQEESSSISSDHFSRYLDPSVTGVELVQLKNGQSRTSADRRAAENVNGSKDPLLSIDTPSSRPWNSLRMNSQSINERVVEQHNAGGEWGDMLDLISRRKTQALAPENFENMWAKGRNYRKKEGENSITAQVPKGSSGGKSIAGDHTREKSNPTDKQNVSKLNLTSQSGSTNRVRVNNSFHPEGQNILNRSPGALYEEDDQHSPMRLVETDSGSSTSYTSEDQESDGATGLDSPGTKVWDGRSNRGMTVSHIHHPLENSERHIAKKTGKGNQRFQRSRQKKSKPSNTKLPVWQEVERTSFLSGDGQDILKSLKGHAHIEDSSDDSENENFGRINSGAATSSSAPSVSDNSLKNSLAVDSFFKLKCEVLGANIVKSDCKTFAVYSISVTDVNNNSWSIKRRFRHFEELHRRLKEFPQYNLHLPPKHFLSSGLDLLVVQERCKLLDKYLKELMQLPTISGSIEVWDFLSVDSQTYLFSNSFSIIETLSVGLDDKPSEKSKRALNFGEPVIDPFSSKREQIGIGIKDSTLQVKNNAVGDGLRLNAKGSSSPVKNPGKDFGNPLNTPGTCSSTGGQKQESSLMNSGKTSKEREEQEYELFLDAATDPTLPMEWVPPNVSVPILDLVDVIFQLQDGGWIRRKAFWVAKQILQLGMGDAFDDWLIEKIQLLRKGSIVASGIKRIEQILWPDGIFISKHPKRRPQPSSNLAQNSPQGQRPMAISSPRLDEQQQQEADRRAKFVYELMIDNAPTAIVSLVGTKEYDKCAKDLYYFLQSSVCLKQLAFDLLELLLSSAFPEMEHVFKQVHEEKHRFGEFKAQ; encoded by the exons ATGCGAAGAAAAGCTGCTGCATACAACAATAAACCACCCCCAGCAAATAATGCTTTCCAAACCAAACCAATTCCATTGCCTAACACGGTTGGAAAGTCTGAGTGGAGAAGAAAAGTTAATTCTCCTGTTGTTGAGAAAGCTATAGAACATTTTACCAGGCATCTAGTTTCTGAGTTTGTGACAGATCTATGGTATTCTCGTCTAACACCAGATAAACAAGGTCCAGAGGAACTGGTGTGCATTATCAATAGTGTCCTTGGGGAACTTTCAGCACGCGTGAGGAATATAAATCTGATTGATCTTCTCACAAG GGACCTTATCAATCTGATATGCTCTCACTTGGAACTTTTTCGCATAACACAAGCAAAGATTCCAAAGCAACAATCAGAATTGATGACAATTGAAAAACGAGATATGGAATTAAGACTCGTCTTGGATGCTGAAAACAAATTGCACCCTGCTCTATTTTCTGCTGAAGCTGAGCACAAG GTTTTGCAGCATCTGATGGATGGCCTTATTTCTCTCACATTCAAGCGTGAAGATCTGCAGTGCACTTTGTTCCATTATATTGTCAGAGAGCTTCTTGCTTGTGCAGTAATGCGTCCTGTCCTAAACTTGGCTAGTCCAAG GTTTATTAATGAAAGAATTGAGCAGTTGGTCATAAAGATGAACGAATCTAAAGGTGTTACCACAGGACAAAAGGAATTTTTATCCAAACAAGAGGAGTCGTCGAGTATTTCATCTGATCACTTCTCTAGGTACTTAGACCCTTCTGTTACAGGTGTTGAACTTGTGCAATTGAAAAATGGACAGTCCAGAACTTCTGCAGACAGACGTGCGGCAGAAAATGTGAATGGATCAAAAGACCCATTGCTTTCGATTGATACTCCATCTTCTCGTCCATGGAACTCATTGCGAATGAACTCCCAAAGTATCAATGAAAGGGTTGTAGAACAGCATAACGCAGGAGGAGAATGGGGAGACATGTTAGATCTGATATCTCGCAGAAAGACTCAAGCCCTTGCtcctgaaaattttgaaaatatgtgGGCAAAAGGGAGAAATTACAGAAAGAAGGAAGGTGAAAATTCGATAACGGCGCAAGTCCCAAAGGGTTCTTCCGGAGGGAAGTCGATTGCAGGGGATCATACTAGGGAAAAATCTAATCCCACCGATAAGCAAAATGTATCTAAGCTCAATCTGACCTCTCAGTCAGGATCTACCAATCGGGTTAGAGTAAACAACTCTTTCCACCCGGAAGGTCAAAACATACTGAATCGCTCTCCAGGTGCTTTGTATGAGGAAGATGATCAACACAGTCCTATGAGGTTGGTGGAGACCGACTCAGGAAGCAGTACTTCTTATACTTCTGAAGATCAAGAAAGTGACGGTGCAACAGGTCTTGATTCTCCTGGAACTAAAGTTTGGGATGGTAGAAGTAATAGAGGTATGACTGTATCTCACATCCATCACCCACTTGAAAATTCTGAACGTCATATTGCAAAAAAGACTGGTAAAGGGAATCAGCGCTTTCAAAGGTCTAGGCAGAAAAAATCTAAACCAAGCAATACGAAGTTGCCTGTTTGGCAAGAGGTTGAGAGAACAAGCTTCTTGTCTGGAGATGGGCAGGACATACTCAAATCTTTAAAAGGGCATGCCCATATTGAGGACTCTAGCGATGAttctgaaaatgaaaattttggtaGAATTAACAGTGGAGCAGCCACTTCTTCATCTGCACCATCTGTATCTGATAATTCCCTGAAAAATTCTTTGGCAGTGGATTCTTTTTTCAAGTTGAAATGTGAG GTATTGGGTGCAAATATTGTCAAGAGTGACTGTAAAACATTTgctgtatattccatatctgtGACGGATGTAAATAACAATAGTTGGTCAATCAAAAGAAG ATTTCGCCATTTTGAGGAGCTACATCGGCGTTTAAAAGAGTTTCCTCAGTATAACCTTCATTTGCCACCAAAGCATTTTCTGTCAAGTGGTTTGGATTTACTTGTTGTTCAAGAAAGATGTAAATTGCTTGACAAATACTTAAAG GAGCTTATGCAGCTTCCAACAATCTCAGGGTCCATTGAAGTTTGGGACTTCTTAAGTGTCGACTCCCAG ActtatttattttcaaattcATTTTCTATAATCGAAACACTGTCAG TTGGTCTAGATGATAAGCCATCTGAAAAGAGTAAAAGGGCTTTAAATTTCGGTGAGCCTGTGATTGATCCATTTTCCTCGAAGAGGGAACAAATTGGCATTGGAATTAAGGATTCCACTTTACAAGTGAAGAATAATGCTGTTGGAGATGGACTAAGATTAAATGCAAAAGGCTCTTCTTCTCCGGTCAAAAATCCTGGCAAAGATTTTGGAAATCCACTCAATACTCCTGGCACATGTTCAAGCACTGGAGGACAAAAACAGGAATCTTCTCTCATGAACTCCGGAAAGACTTCAAAAGAAAGGGAGGAACAGGAATATGAATTGTTTCTTGATGCTGCTACAGATCCTACCCTTCCTATGGAG TGGGTGCCTCCAAATGTAAGTGTTCCGATATTAGATTTGGTAGATGTCATTTTTCAGCTCCAAGATGGTGGATGGATCAG GCGCAAGGCTTTTTGGGTGGCCAAACAAATACTACAACTAGGGATGGGTGACGCCTTTGATGACTGGTTAATTGAGAAAATCCAGCTTTTGCGTAAGGGATCGATTGTTGCTTCTGGGATTAAGCGAATTGAGCAG ATACTCTGGCCTGATGGAATATTTATAAGCAAGCATCCAAAGCGACGACCGCAGCCATCTTCAAATTTAGCCCAAAATTCTCCTCAGGGTCAGAGACCTATGGCAATATCATCCCCTAGACTTGATGAGCAGCAGCAACAGGAAGCAGATCGACGTGCAAAGTTTGTTTATGAATTAATGATCG ATAATGCACCAACTGCTATTGTCAGTCTTGTTGGTACCAAGGAGTATGACAAATGTGCCAAGGATCTCTATTACTTTCTTCAG TCATCTGTTTGCTTAAAGCAACTGGCTTTTGACCTTCTCGAGCTACTGCTTTCATCTGCATTTCCAGAGATGGAACATGTATTTAAGCAGGTGCATGAAGAAAAACATAGGTTTGGTGAGTTCAAAGCACAATAG
- the LOC112186942 gene encoding uncharacterized protein LOC112186942 isoform X1, whose amino-acid sequence MSTPRQLVNVRDLVEEAKKRIVFLAVCVVGLSYLMSLTSSNVLVNLPAAASLIVILRYLSLDYDMRRKAAAYNNKPPPANNAFQTKPIPLPNTVGKSEWRRKVNSPVVEKAIEHFTRHLVSEFVTDLWYSRLTPDKQGPEELVCIINSVLGELSARVRNINLIDLLTRDLINLICSHLELFRITQAKIPKQQSELMTIEKRDMELRLVLDAENKLHPALFSAEAEHKVLQHLMDGLISLTFKREDLQCTLFHYIVRELLACAVMRPVLNLASPRFINERIEQLVIKMNESKGVTTGQKEFLSKQEESSSISSDHFSRYLDPSVTGVELVQLKNGQSRTSADRRAAENVNGSKDPLLSIDTPSSRPWNSLRMNSQSINERVVEQHNAGGEWGDMLDLISRRKTQALAPENFENMWAKGRNYRKKEGENSITAQVPKGSSGGKSIAGDHTREKSNPTDKQNVSKLNLTSQSGSTNRVRVNNSFHPEGQNILNRSPGALYEEDDQHSPMRLVETDSGSSTSYTSEDQESDGATGLDSPGTKVWDGRSNRGMTVSHIHHPLENSERHIAKKTGKGNQRFQRSRQKKSKPSNTKLPVWQEVERTSFLSGDGQDILKSLKGHAHIEDSSDDSENENFGRINSGAATSSSAPSVSDNSLKNSLAVDSFFKLKCEVLGANIVKSDCKTFAVYSISVTDVNNNSWSIKRRFRHFEELHRRLKEFPQYNLHLPPKHFLSSGLDLLVVQERCKLLDKYLKELMQLPTISGSIEVWDFLSVDSQTYLFSNSFSIIETLSVGLDDKPSEKSKRALNFGEPVIDPFSSKREQIGIGIKDSTLQVKNNAVGDGLRLNAKGSSSPVKNPGKDFGNPLNTPGTCSSTGGQKQESSLMNSGKTSKEREEQEYELFLDAATDPTLPMEWVPPNVSVPILDLVDVIFQLQDGGWIRRKAFWVAKQILQLGMGDAFDDWLIEKIQLLRKGSIVASGIKRIEQILWPDGIFISKHPKRRPQPSSNLAQNSPQGQRPMAISSPRLDEQQQQEADRRAKFVYELMIDNAPTAIVSLVGTKEYDKCAKDLYYFLQSSVCLKQLAFDLLELLLSSAFPEMEHVFKQVHEEKHRFGEFKAQ is encoded by the exons ATGAGTACGCCAAGGCAGCTTGTGAATGTCCGTGACCTTGTTGAGGAAGCCAAGAAGCGAATTGTCTTCCTCGCCGTTTGCGTCGTTGGCCTCTCATATCTCATGTCCT TGACAAGCTCCAATGTTTTGGTCAACTTGCCTGCCGCTGCTTCCTTGATTGTAATCCTTCGCTACTTATCTCTGGATTATGACATGCGAAGAAAAGCTGCTGCATACAACAATAAACCACCCCCAGCAAATAATGCTTTCCAAACCAAACCAATTCCATTGCCTAACACGGTTGGAAAGTCTGAGTGGAGAAGAAAAGTTAATTCTCCTGTTGTTGAGAAAGCTATAGAACATTTTACCAGGCATCTAGTTTCTGAGTTTGTGACAGATCTATGGTATTCTCGTCTAACACCAGATAAACAAGGTCCAGAGGAACTGGTGTGCATTATCAATAGTGTCCTTGGGGAACTTTCAGCACGCGTGAGGAATATAAATCTGATTGATCTTCTCACAAG GGACCTTATCAATCTGATATGCTCTCACTTGGAACTTTTTCGCATAACACAAGCAAAGATTCCAAAGCAACAATCAGAATTGATGACAATTGAAAAACGAGATATGGAATTAAGACTCGTCTTGGATGCTGAAAACAAATTGCACCCTGCTCTATTTTCTGCTGAAGCTGAGCACAAG GTTTTGCAGCATCTGATGGATGGCCTTATTTCTCTCACATTCAAGCGTGAAGATCTGCAGTGCACTTTGTTCCATTATATTGTCAGAGAGCTTCTTGCTTGTGCAGTAATGCGTCCTGTCCTAAACTTGGCTAGTCCAAG GTTTATTAATGAAAGAATTGAGCAGTTGGTCATAAAGATGAACGAATCTAAAGGTGTTACCACAGGACAAAAGGAATTTTTATCCAAACAAGAGGAGTCGTCGAGTATTTCATCTGATCACTTCTCTAGGTACTTAGACCCTTCTGTTACAGGTGTTGAACTTGTGCAATTGAAAAATGGACAGTCCAGAACTTCTGCAGACAGACGTGCGGCAGAAAATGTGAATGGATCAAAAGACCCATTGCTTTCGATTGATACTCCATCTTCTCGTCCATGGAACTCATTGCGAATGAACTCCCAAAGTATCAATGAAAGGGTTGTAGAACAGCATAACGCAGGAGGAGAATGGGGAGACATGTTAGATCTGATATCTCGCAGAAAGACTCAAGCCCTTGCtcctgaaaattttgaaaatatgtgGGCAAAAGGGAGAAATTACAGAAAGAAGGAAGGTGAAAATTCGATAACGGCGCAAGTCCCAAAGGGTTCTTCCGGAGGGAAGTCGATTGCAGGGGATCATACTAGGGAAAAATCTAATCCCACCGATAAGCAAAATGTATCTAAGCTCAATCTGACCTCTCAGTCAGGATCTACCAATCGGGTTAGAGTAAACAACTCTTTCCACCCGGAAGGTCAAAACATACTGAATCGCTCTCCAGGTGCTTTGTATGAGGAAGATGATCAACACAGTCCTATGAGGTTGGTGGAGACCGACTCAGGAAGCAGTACTTCTTATACTTCTGAAGATCAAGAAAGTGACGGTGCAACAGGTCTTGATTCTCCTGGAACTAAAGTTTGGGATGGTAGAAGTAATAGAGGTATGACTGTATCTCACATCCATCACCCACTTGAAAATTCTGAACGTCATATTGCAAAAAAGACTGGTAAAGGGAATCAGCGCTTTCAAAGGTCTAGGCAGAAAAAATCTAAACCAAGCAATACGAAGTTGCCTGTTTGGCAAGAGGTTGAGAGAACAAGCTTCTTGTCTGGAGATGGGCAGGACATACTCAAATCTTTAAAAGGGCATGCCCATATTGAGGACTCTAGCGATGAttctgaaaatgaaaattttggtaGAATTAACAGTGGAGCAGCCACTTCTTCATCTGCACCATCTGTATCTGATAATTCCCTGAAAAATTCTTTGGCAGTGGATTCTTTTTTCAAGTTGAAATGTGAG GTATTGGGTGCAAATATTGTCAAGAGTGACTGTAAAACATTTgctgtatattccatatctgtGACGGATGTAAATAACAATAGTTGGTCAATCAAAAGAAG ATTTCGCCATTTTGAGGAGCTACATCGGCGTTTAAAAGAGTTTCCTCAGTATAACCTTCATTTGCCACCAAAGCATTTTCTGTCAAGTGGTTTGGATTTACTTGTTGTTCAAGAAAGATGTAAATTGCTTGACAAATACTTAAAG GAGCTTATGCAGCTTCCAACAATCTCAGGGTCCATTGAAGTTTGGGACTTCTTAAGTGTCGACTCCCAG ActtatttattttcaaattcATTTTCTATAATCGAAACACTGTCAG TTGGTCTAGATGATAAGCCATCTGAAAAGAGTAAAAGGGCTTTAAATTTCGGTGAGCCTGTGATTGATCCATTTTCCTCGAAGAGGGAACAAATTGGCATTGGAATTAAGGATTCCACTTTACAAGTGAAGAATAATGCTGTTGGAGATGGACTAAGATTAAATGCAAAAGGCTCTTCTTCTCCGGTCAAAAATCCTGGCAAAGATTTTGGAAATCCACTCAATACTCCTGGCACATGTTCAAGCACTGGAGGACAAAAACAGGAATCTTCTCTCATGAACTCCGGAAAGACTTCAAAAGAAAGGGAGGAACAGGAATATGAATTGTTTCTTGATGCTGCTACAGATCCTACCCTTCCTATGGAG TGGGTGCCTCCAAATGTAAGTGTTCCGATATTAGATTTGGTAGATGTCATTTTTCAGCTCCAAGATGGTGGATGGATCAG GCGCAAGGCTTTTTGGGTGGCCAAACAAATACTACAACTAGGGATGGGTGACGCCTTTGATGACTGGTTAATTGAGAAAATCCAGCTTTTGCGTAAGGGATCGATTGTTGCTTCTGGGATTAAGCGAATTGAGCAG ATACTCTGGCCTGATGGAATATTTATAAGCAAGCATCCAAAGCGACGACCGCAGCCATCTTCAAATTTAGCCCAAAATTCTCCTCAGGGTCAGAGACCTATGGCAATATCATCCCCTAGACTTGATGAGCAGCAGCAACAGGAAGCAGATCGACGTGCAAAGTTTGTTTATGAATTAATGATCG ATAATGCACCAACTGCTATTGTCAGTCTTGTTGGTACCAAGGAGTATGACAAATGTGCCAAGGATCTCTATTACTTTCTTCAG TCATCTGTTTGCTTAAAGCAACTGGCTTTTGACCTTCTCGAGCTACTGCTTTCATCTGCATTTCCAGAGATGGAACATGTATTTAAGCAGGTGCATGAAGAAAAACATAGGTTTGGTGAGTTCAAAGCACAATAG